The Microtus pennsylvanicus isolate mMicPen1 chromosome 5, mMicPen1.hap1, whole genome shotgun sequence DNA segment AGGGTGTTTGTTTTAGCAGCCAAGGACACAGCTGGTAGAAGAAGCAAGCAGATTAGACATCACACAGACAACCCAAGGGGTAGCAGCGCCTCTGGGTAATTTCAGTCAGCACTTCTGAGTCACCCCAGCCCAACTGCCCTTTGCTGAGAATACCTGGTACCAGTCAGCATTCCTAGCTAGCACTGGCGAGCCAGCCAGGTCTGGAATGGAGGTATCTGGTCACTAGAGAGCTGGCAAGCCCCCGAGAATCAGGAGGCAAGAGGTCTGTTTTGCTCCCAGGAAATGCCCAGCATCTCTCGAGTACTGCCCCAATATCTATTGTGCCCTTTTTCCTAGAGGAGGTGGGCAACACAATAATAGGGTGACCTGCCTTTGGAAACAGACTCTGTGAATGCATAGCCTGCCAGGTTACAGGCTCTCTTGATAGAGttaacacagacccagagaagaggGGCCCATGAAGGGGAGGTCTCTAACGAGCCAAGGGTCATAGGGTCCTGAGCAGGGGCTGAGAGCATCCTTTCCGTATGGCTGTGCTCAGCCTGCCCCACCACTTACTGGCTGAGAAGACCACTCGCAAGCTGTCTCAACTGTGTACCTGTGTACGCCACAGGTTTAAAGCGGAAGGATGGAGTACCCACTGCGCAGTCACAGCGAGGCTTGCAGTAATCATTCAACAGCCACCTCTCCCTATTCCTATTCAACACACGAGTCCCGCCTGGCCTGCGGTCTCCTGGTCTTTTCCATAAAGAAAAACTGCAAAATTCCAACCTGACGTTAGAGTCTCCCAAAGGTGCCATGTGCTTTCGGAAGGCATGAGGATAGGGGATGGGATTGGATATAGCCGCTGTGCCCTCACAGTGAGCCTAGTGGGAAGGGGCAGGCCACTGATTTCTGAAAACTTGATTATGGCACCAGAATATTATCTGGTAAGCATCTTGGAGCTGGTGAGCAAGGCAGAGTCATTGTTCCAGCGGGGTCTACAGAGGCGCCAGTTGGGGAGGGAGGCGGGCCTGCAGGCACCGCTCCGCTTTGCTCTCTGTTGGTGGTAGCCATTTCCCTTCCCACGCGCCTCTGGAAATGCCAAGACCGGATGGAGTTATGAGTGATCGGAGCTATCGTGGCTTCCCCAACCTTGCCGGGTCTTCCTAGCCTGGAAGCCAACCCCCACTGCTAGATTGGGTCCTCTCTCCCAGAAAGACCGCCGAAGCGCCCCCGTggcagggtgggggctgggtggaGAACCAGCGGGGGATGGGTGAGAAgccaaaaggcagaaaaagaagggaggaggggggaggagttggaggcagagggaacagCAGATTGTGCAGAGCCAATGAGAGCAGCAGGACGAGGTGGTACCAAATTCCCATCGGCCAATGATAAGCCGGAGTTTACGAAAGCCTCATTAGCATCTCCCCCCTCCGCCTGACTGGGGATGGGACAATGCGGTGTTGGTGTCTGCAGTATTCCGAGTCCTGGACACTGGTGGCTGCAAGCTGCAATTTTGGCGTGCTCTCATTTCCTATCCTTATCTCCGCCCGTGGCTGCCTTGGCCAGCCAGCTTTTCAGTTTGTGCCTGGTCATTGATCAATAAAACGAACCTAAGGAAATACAGGACACGATTACCCCACTGCCAACTCTGGCCCAGGGCTGGTACAGGGAGCTCAGGGTTTCTGCACCAGTGGGCTGCAGAAACTTTGTGATAGCACCCTCAGTCCCTGAGGTCTGAAGCTCGCTGCACATCCTCATCCCTGGGAGCGTGACCCCCGCGCCGGACGCCAAGATGCCGGCCCACATATTGCAAGAGGTGAGCTCTCCCCAGATGGCCCCTCCCTCTCAGGTTGGCGGGTGCGCATTGGACTTCTAGGTGGGTGGCTggttgggggttggagagagTTCGGAGCAGCTGGGAGCATTTAGCCATAATTTCTGAATTTCTATGCCTTGAATGGTTACATCTCTACCGTATGATAGCCAGGTTTTTACTTAGGGCATTTGATTCCCCAACTGTGTTTCTTGGTCTTTAAAGTGAAACCTGACCCTTTTTCCGATACTTGCAGGGTCTCCTTTGTGAGTTGCTAAGGGTGCTGCTAATAAAACATCTGTCCTGCCCCTTCAGCATAAAGGTTATTCCCGCCGGTCTGTGCAGTGCAGGAAACTTTCCCTTGTTCCATTGCGTGGTACACTTCACCGTCATGCAGCCTTGGCACTGGGGTAGGGCGGCTGTTGCATCCTTCCCGCAGTTACGGTAGAGGAAAGTACCCCCTGCTGCCCCCACGCGTCTGCAGTCCTAATTCTCTACCCCCTCTCCTGGCAGATCTCTGGCTCTTACTCAGCCACCACCACAATCACAGCGCCTCCCTCTGGGGGACAGCAGAACGGAGGAGAGAAGTTTGAAAAGAACCCTCACCACTGGGGAGCAGACGTTCGCCCTGAATTAAAAGATGACTTATATGACCCTAGCTACCAGGATGAGGAGGGTCCCCCGCCCAAGCTGCAGTACGTCTGGAGAAACATCATCCTCATGGCCCTGCTGCACTTGGGGGCCCTGTATGGGATCACACTGATTCCCTCCTGCAAGGTCTACACCTGCCTCTTCGGTGAGCAGCTCCCCTTGTCTTGAGCCGGTACCTCAGAGTTCTACTTGCTTTTTAACGGGGTGGCCTCTGACCCAAGGCAGCAgccctttctttttggtttccgATGGACCAGCTGGGCTGGGAAAAGCCTAGTGGGATTCGGATGGGGGCACTTGAATTTTAAGAGTCTCTTAACATTGATGCTGAGGCCACTGAACAGGCTTTTCCGTATGAGTCACCTGGTGGCACCTGTCCCAGCCCTGCCCGCCACAAAAGAAGCAGGCCCTGTCTAGGGGACTTTGGAACCAAGAACCAGACCACGGGCCTCATGGGAGGCAGCATGTTGAGCCCAGCGAGGGGACAGAGCCACGGGATGCTATTAGGGAGGAGAGATCAGATGGGGTTTATAAACGACGGCTTGGACCTCTCTGGCCAGCCAGAGCAGGCTGGTTGACCTGGAGGAAGGTGAAGCAGGCTTCTGTGTATTCGAGTGCTAGGGTTTGGCACAAGCCAGTCATCAAACAGTCTTAGATCCAAATAAGGTCTCCAAAGTGTTTAACCTTCTGCTCTGTCTGCTGCAGTTGCTTATCTTCACCTAGCGCTAGGGACCCTTCCCCTTCAAACCCCATACCACACCGAACCCATGCCTCATGGCAGGGAATAGAGCCTAGAGCAGCCCCAGCCTTCAGATGCTTGTGATGTGTGAGTGTCCTGCTACCTGCCTAGCTCAGCTCCATGGGGATCCGCGGGTGGAGGTTGATAGCAGTGCTGCCCCCTGGAGGCGCACGTGTGCTCTGCAGGTGGCTTCACCTCTGAACCTTGAACCGGGAAGGTTCTGTAGATCAGAGCCTCTTGCTGCTCCCTCTGGGCCCACGAGCAAGGGGTTCTTCAGCACAGTGGGAGGTTTTCGGGAGCAGTTGTGAGTATAGATACTAATGGAAGCTCCCTTGGAGGACCGTGTATATATAGAAGAGCTGGTTGTCCGTAGTGTtagctgcctctgtctctactGGTCAAGGTCTTATAAGTGTTGAGACTTTTCCAGGTATCAGATAgtccactcattttttttttaatttattgtacACACAGTGTGCTGCTggcatgtatgcctacagacagaagagggcaccagatatcattacagatggttgtgagctaccatgtggttgctgggagttgaactcatgaCCTGTGGAAGGGCAGCtggtgctcttagcctctgagccatctctccagctctccactCGTAATCTTGACAACACGTCTTTATCGAGAGTAGGACTGGAATACTTGTTTAGAGAGCTGTGTGCCCTGCTGGCCTTGTGTTTAGAGAGCTGTGTGCCCTGCTGGCCTTGCTCCTGTCTTGGCTGTTTTAAGAGTCTTCTGTACCTCCGTGGACTCTGAATAGACGTCTTTGACAACACCGTGAGAGATAGCCTAATGGGCCAAGCTCCCACAGTTTATTTCTGAACTTAAACCTATGAGATGTTTCATACCCACTATCGGGGTACGCTTTTCTGTGGGAGACAGGGACAGGATCTTAGTCGCCTGTGTGCTAGACTGAGGCGAATTGAAGAGGCTTAAGACTATCTGGGTTCAGCaagagtggtggtggcgcacgcctttaatcccagcacttcagaggcagagacaggcggatctctgtgagttcgaggccagtctggtctacagatcaggacaggctctaactacagagaaaccctgtctccaaaagcaaacaaacagactaTCTGGGCTCTTGTGCGTGGGATCCACGTGTCCTCTGGTGCACCCTCCAccacccctcccctcactcccatTACCTTATCTGTGCTTTTGGATCCAATTTGCCTGGGTCGTCTGTGGCATGAAATGAATGCAGGTGTTTCCTTGGTGCGCCCCCAGCTTCTGCTTTGTCCAAAGCCTCCTGGGATACCTTAGGGTTACCTTAGGATCTTTCCAAACGTAGGTATGGCCAGAACTTGCCATAGGTTGCTGTCCCGTTGCACCTTTTGGGTCCTGTGGGAGGGACAGGAAcgggggaaagagaagagagggttCTTAGGAAACTTATCTGTCTGCAGAAGGGCACAGAGCCGTTTGTGCAATGCGTGGTGTCTCCAGTGGCAACCAAGTTCTGTAGCCCCTGGTGGCCTTTTGTTTCCTGATGTTCCTTGGGAGGGAGTCAGTACTGGCCATATCTACCAAGGCCACAGCCCCTGCTTCCTAGTTCAACCAATGGAGGGGGCAGAAGGGTGAACTGCTCTCTTCCCCAGTTCTCCATCATGACTGGCACTTCCGGAACTTGCAGTGCCTCAAGGACAGTGAGGCAGTGCTCATCTGCCAGCTTCGAGTGTTTCCCATAGACAGGAGCATGGCCAAGGAGAGACTCGGGAACTGGGCACACAGATCTTAGGGTCTGGATGGGAGAACTGGAAACGCACCTTCAAACAGTAGACAGAATCTATATCTTCACCAGAAATGCATGGTGCCAACAGCACCCACCTTGTTCAAGGTGTGGAGAATAGGAGGCTCTTATTATCCTTGCTGATGGCTGAGGCCTGACTGTGCCTTACACCGCTACGGCACTGAAATGGTTTTGTCCCCCTGGAAAAAGCCTCACGTGTAGACTTGGCTATTCAGTGTGTCGCCGCTTATTTTCTCTTAACTAGTCATTGTCCGAGTTGCTCTGGCTACTGCTTCAAAAACTCCCCTGGGTATGGGTTCTAGGTTGAGAAATGCAGTTTCCTGACCAGAACATCTTAGAGGGCAGCTAGAGGTCAAAGGAGATAAACCCCAGGATGATGCCCTTATAGACTTCGTGATTGATGATGGCATAAAGCAGTAGTAAAATCTCTGAGGTTTCACAGACCAAGGCTTCCCAGGGCTTCAGGGTAAACCCGACCTTTCCCCAAAGGCTGAACGAGAAGCTGACTGGTACGAGCAAACTGTCTTTGGCACACTTCCCACATGGAACCGGCCTGTTGGTGATAACCCCAACTTTCTTGTCCTACAGCGTATTTGTACTATGTCATCAGTGCCTTGGGGATCACGGCCGGGGCCCATCGCCTGTGGAGCCACCGAACTTACAAGGCTCGGCTGCCCCTGAGGCTCTTCCTCATCATTGCCAACACCATGGCTTTCCAGGTGAGAAGTGGGTGCGGGTTGCTGTGCCTCCACTCCCATGATGGGCAGTCATGGATCTTAGGACAATCATCGCCTTTTCTAGTCTCGGGCAGACTCAGTATTAAAGTCCAAATACCGTAGGGTCACTGGGAAGGGAAATAAAGGGTCCCCAGGTGCTGTTTTCCTCTCCAGGTCCCTGTGGTGTCACACAGTGTGGCTGTGGTGGGTCTTCAGTATAAAGGATGGGGCACGAGCTGGGTGCTGTCCCTGGTTTCCTGAACCATAGGTGAACAGCTCACTCATACACCAAGTGAACTATCTCAGACTACATCACAGTGGGACAGAGGTCATCTCTCGTAGACCTGGGACACTCTTGTTTTAACATAGACTAAGTCCTCAATGCCGATTGGGGTAGCAGATACTGTTACTGCCCCTTTGTAGATGAGGAGACCCCCAGAGATGGGCTCTGTCCACACTGCATTCCTGAGTGAGGCAATGGTGGGAAGTAAAACAGAGCAAGGACAGAGAAATGGTAGGGGACCCTTGTGGCTCCTAAGCTTTAAGGACACAGGATAGCCAGTGGTGGGCTTCATTTGCAGCAAGAGGACCCCGGGAAACCAAATTAGTACCCTCTGTCTCGTTAAGATTTGAGCTGCTCACCAGATATGCCTGATTGTCTCTGGCCTAGCAACTTTACAAGATTCTTGggggacagagggaagaaagagacacTGGTATACTTTCGAATCCAGATAAGTCCAGGGGTCCTTTAGAAGTGGGACTGTGCTCCTGCGTTAGTGCTGGCCTTGGATGGCATGCCTCGCCTGTTTCGACAGAGTAGCACCCCAGGACCCAAGGCCACTTGCCTCGTACTCTGAGCCTGAAGACGCTTCACGTGCACCATGTCCCATAGTCTGTTTGAAAAGCTGCTGTGTGGAtaatcaagatggctcagtggttaagatgctTTCTCTgcaggcctgatgacctgggctTGATCCCTAGAGCCTGCTGTGTGGAAGGACAGAAGTgatttctgaaagttgtcctctgaccacacactcatctatagtcacacacacataagatGAACTTTAAAAAAGGGAATCCACCAGCTCGTTAATGAAACGTGAAGGTTGTGACAagcctgctccctccctccctccctccttccctccctccctcccttcctcccttcctcacagTCTCAGCAAGAGGCTGTGCTGTATCTATGTTCTGGGACTTTAAGTTGCTTTTCTGcatgtatttttcttcctttttggtttttcaagacaggggttctctgtctaacagccctggctgtcctggaactctgtagaccaggctgaccttgcctctgcctcccaagtgctggaattaaaggtgtgtgtcaccactgccagcCTCTGTATGTCCTTAGTTCTAACACAAGTGGAACAGAGGAGAACCCCTCACTTTCTTCCCATGCATATTTTTGAGCCAAGAGTCCTGAGGGTTTTGTGTATCATACTGGGAGTTCTGGGCCCTTGCATTCCCCCAAAAGGGCTTCTCCTCAATACTGGGGTTCTCTTTCCTGTTCCCTCAGAATGACGTGTATGAATGGGCCCGAGATCACCGCGCCCACCACAAGTTCTCAGAAACACACGCTGACCCTCATAATTCCCGGCgtggctttttcttctctcacGTGGGCTGGCTGCTCGTGCGCAAACACCCGGCTGTCAAAGAGAAGGGCGGAAAACTGGACATGTCTGACCTTAAAGCTGAGAAGCTGGTCATGTTCCAGAGGAGGTGAGTGAAAAGGGGTGACCCTGGGAATGTGGGGTTTACTCTTGGCCTTTTTTCTtaagaattataaaattaaagttGTGACGTGTTGGGTCTAAATATttagataattttaaaacttatttttaatttcctatgGGCCACAGAGGTAAACTAATTTTATCTGATTGGAACCAgttaaatgcaaagcaaaacaagacacTGTTTATTACCCTAAAACAAAGGACAGAGAACTGTGTGTAACTGAGACCTTCTCTTGACGGAGTTGGTAGCCTAGCAGGGGACAGAGGGATAAGCTGAGTAGCCTGATAGTTATCGTCATGCAGGCCAGGATATGTCTATACCGGACAGATACAAAGAGCAGGGACACTGCTCTCTGATGTTCGGGAAGGGCTTAGGGGAAGTGGCGTGGAATCCACAGTTGCACAGAGACATCACAGGTGGTTCAGAGGCGGACTGTGTAGGCAGAGCGTCGTGAGCAAAAGCCTCAAGAATGTTCCAGGAATGTTCCTCTGCTTGAAGTACTAGGTGTGAGAGATAAGAAGAGCGGCCAAGGCATTGCTGGTGCCCTTCTTTTGGAGTCTTACGTGCAGATTGAAAAGTAGCAAAGTTACCAGCAGAGTTACTAAAGGTCCTCTCGCAGCATGGGGCTGTTGCCCACTCATGGAGGGGCAGTTAGATGGTAGGAAGAGACCTAAGCCAGGGGAGCAGAGGTCAAAGCTGAGGAAAGGAGTTTGCTGCGGGGCTGTGAAAGTGAAGACATGGCTACTGAAGGACCAGGGAGGGATACGTTCCCTTGGAGTATCTGGTCTACGAGATGCAGAGAGCTAGTGTTGCTATAGGGTCAGAGGCCTGCAGTTGGTCCGGGACACTCCAGAGTGTTTCAGGGTGGGCCAGCAGAGCTCAGAATGCTGGTAGCAGGAATAGCGGCATGACACCACATGCTACACCTAACACACCTGAGACCCTGGTCGTGAGAGCGGACCACAGAGGCAGGTTACAGCTGCTCAGGAAGCGGCTGTGATAACGACGGTCATGTATGGCGTCCACGCTGCCCCATCTAAACAGTGAGATAACAGCATTTGCTCTCACATTTTCTCCCAtgtttttttggtgtgtgtgtgtgtctgattcCTGCTGCTCTTTAATCATGGTGTTGGGGAGAAATAGCCCTGCCCATCAGGAGTGGACAGTTGATGGAAGTGTGAGCGTCCTCTCTCCAGGCTCTCACGTGCAGTCTCATTGTAGGTACTACAAGCCCGGTCTCCTGCTGATGTGCTTCATCCTGCCCACACTGGTGCCCTGGTATTTCTGGGGTGAAACTTTCCTCAACAGCCTGTGTGTCAGCACCTTCCTGCGCTATGCCGTGGTGCTCAACGCCACCTGGCTGGTGAACAGTGCCGCCCACCTCTATGGCTATCGCCCCTACGACAAGAACATTAGCTCTCGGGAGAATATCCTGGTTTCCATGGGAGCCGTGGGTAAGTCCCCAGCGTGATTGTATCTGGTGGCTTGTTGCTGGAGATGCTTggccaggagccagaggagtcagaATGATCCGATTTGTGTATATGTCCTACTATAACCCTGGGGGGTGATTTTACTGGGGGAGCCTTTTGAGAGGCCGTAACTTCTGTGGAAAGGTTGATCCCCTGCCCCAGGGGAGGCGGAGATCATGAAGAGAAAAGCAGGGTATTTCCACGAATGTAAGTCATGTTTTTATTTAGCCATGCTGCACTTTGATCTGTGTAGTGTACTTTAACGTGGGGCATCTGTTAGTGATGTCCGTGGGGTGGCCATTAGCACATGTGCCTTCTCGCTCCCTACCAGCCTCTTCTCgcttgtcctttgcttttctcttttcttctattcTGTGCTCGAGTTCCCCTCCCCACAACATTGCTTGGGGAATCCTATCAGATGACTTGATCGTAGTTGATCCAGCCTATAAATCCAGTCCTGGGTGTCAGGATGGGTGAGCGTGTGCCTCTGCTATCTGTGCCCACATCTTCCTGTCCTTTCCAAGAAGAGAGTTTGACAGAGGCCGCGAGTTAGTGTTCCATATGCTGACCCTTGGCTGCTTTTCTTTAGCCATAACAGACATTGATCATTCAACCACACTGTTCAGATTGGTGCTCATCTTTGTATAGCGCTCATTAACTTCGACTGTGTTGGATATTACTAAAAGTATCTTTTCTATGTTGGCatgatggttcagcaggtaaaggcatgtCGCCAAGCCTggccagcctgagtttgatccctgggacccacaaagTAGAagtacaaattgtcctctgacttccatatacttgctatggtgtgtgtgcgtgtgtatatacacattcaaatactaaaaataaatttaaaatattttcctttttataacttACATACATCCCTCTTTTCAGGGGCCAACCTTTGCCcgtgtctttattttttaattttttaaatctatgtatatagtattctctgtattctgtctgcatgtatgcctgcaggccagaagagggcactagatctcattacagatggttgtgagccaccatgtggttgctgggaactgaactcaggaccttcgaaGGGCAGGCGGTTTCTGTTCCAAAAGCCAGCTtggcaggcggtgctcttaaccactgagccatctctccagcccttgctcgTGTCTTTAATTCATGTTTGAAATATATTATCTACACTCTATAGTGCTAAGATCCTCTTAGAAACAGAGTAATTTGGATAAGATATATAGATCCCATAATATAAATGGAACCGTGATGCCTTTGAGGGTGTCTGTTTCCTCAGAGGAAAAGATACTGCATTTATCCATTCACGCATAGTCTGCTTCTCCAAGGTTTAAGCCACTGGGTAAGAGGAGTCACCGAGCCCCCTAACTGCTCCCCGTGCTTCTCTTCCAGGCGAGGGCTTCCACAActaccaccatgccttcccctaCGACTACTCTGCCAGTGAGTACCGCTGGCACGTCAACTTCACGACCTTCTTCATCGACTGCATGGCTCTCCTGGGCCTGGCTTACGACCGGAAGAAAGTATCTAAGGCCGCTGTCTTGGCCAGGATGAAAAGAACTGGCGATGGGAGCTGCAAGAGTGGCTGAGCTTGGAATCTTCCGGTTTCTGTTCCAAAAGCCAGCTTGGCAGAGGCTTCATGTTCTGTTAATTAACTACTGAGTATTGCTCCCCAGACGCTAAAGTGATGACCTTAACCCATTCTGGTACAGTATTGTAAAATGGACACGTATTGGAAGTCAACGGCTCTTCCCTTTCGATGCtaaccttctcttttcttttcccgttgtctttttctttgctttgtcccCGTTGACCTCATTTCTCATTGCCTCCCAAGCCAGCAGCTGCTCTGCTATGGGTCAGTGTTCACCTTGCAATGCATACTGACTTTCCAAGGGTCTAAAAGTACAGGTTTGTGCCTCCACCCCACCTCTTAAGCTGTGTTCTGAGTTAGAGATGCAAGAAAATCTTCAGAGGTTTCTCCTGTTATTTTTAGCCCAGGCTTTGCCAGAGGAAATGGAAGGTAAATCTTAAGGGGCCAAATTCAACATGCAGGCTGTGGTTCATCAGAGGTGTGGGAGAGGGGGATCTTTGGTGATCCGGCTCAGCTCTTGCCTAGCGGAGGCACGGGAGCCTTTTCACACAGCATGCCTCCTCTCCTAATTCTGAGTAGGTGACATCCATGGAACTTGGTGACACTAGAATACAGTAACACATGTCAGTATCTCCGTGTAGTTTAggttgatgatttaaaaaaaaaaaaaaaaggtaaacaaCCGTTTGTAGGGAAACTGGTCTCTACTGaaaaaggattttcttttcttttaatgaccaggcttgggccaggtgtggtgggtggcacatgccttaaatcacagcacttgagaggcagaggtaggtggctcTCTagatagtgagaccttgtctaaaataagtaaataaataaagcgaTTAAAAGGACAAGCAGAGCGAGAAGTCTTCGGGTGAGGCGTGTTGGAAACTGATGAGGGCAGTCACTCATAGTTTTGAGCGTTCTGTGAGTTGCGCACCCCACTTTTAATTCCTGCTCTCCGTTGGTTGCTCCCATAAATTAAGGTGGCTGTGGCATTTTCATGCATCCAATAGTGGAAGCATTTATAGAGTTGGACTTAAGGTCTATCCTGGAACCTGCAAATACTCATTTGGAGTGCTTCCCTCTGAAAAGAGTTACTGAACACTTTGCCTGTTCCTCCCATGTTGGGCAGCCGCTGGAGAAGCTGGGAGATACCACAGGCAGCTCCTAATAACTTTCCAAAGGAAAACCTTCCGGGCACACATTGCCAGGGGACTTCAAAGTTTTGGGGTGCTCTAGTGAGACAGGTTAGATATTCCCTCTTCGATCTTTGTCATAAGGCTTCTCCTACAGTATTGACTGACCATCCAGTCTACATGGAGGACTCTGCCTGGGACACATGGCCCTGTCTCTGAGCTCTAccacgtctgcttctttttcctacccacttttgtggttttggttgtgggtgtgtttttcttcttcccc contains these protein-coding regions:
- the LOC142850512 gene encoding stearoyl-CoA desaturase 2, with product MPAHILQEISGSYSATTTITAPPSGGQQNGGEKFEKNPHHWGADVRPELKDDLYDPSYQDEEGPPPKLQYVWRNIILMALLHLGALYGITLIPSCKVYTCLFAYLYYVISALGITAGAHRLWSHRTYKARLPLRLFLIIANTMAFQNDVYEWARDHRAHHKFSETHADPHNSRRGFFFSHVGWLLVRKHPAVKEKGGKLDMSDLKAEKLVMFQRRYYKPGLLLMCFILPTLVPWYFWGETFLNSLCVSTFLRYAVVLNATWLVNSAAHLYGYRPYDKNISSRENILVSMGAVGEGFHNYHHAFPYDYSASEYRWHVNFTTFFIDCMALLGLAYDRKKVSKAAVLARMKRTGDGSCKSG